From the genome of Novosphingobium sp. TH158, one region includes:
- a CDS encoding prolipoprotein diacylglyceryl transferase family protein codes for MISVSTAWWAHYLFDALAWGSAALAARWQHRRFPEMSRRLEGQTRTSYFIALAVGAVIGAWAFGTANTSGSGHFAPSHSVAGALAGGIAAVELWKWRAGITRSTGAAFVLPLAVGIAVGRLGCFFAGTVDFTFGTPTGLPWAVDLGDGVGRHPVQLYESAAMGLFALAYARALIARQGWTREHAFHAFAIVYAAQRFAWEFVKPYPSVVGPLNLFHVLSLGMLAYGIVWWQRGDRPAGA; via the coding sequence TTGATCTCTGTATCCACCGCCTGGTGGGCACATTACCTGTTCGATGCCCTCGCCTGGGGCAGCGCTGCCCTGGCGGCGCGGTGGCAGCACCGGCGCTTTCCCGAAATGTCGCGGCGTCTGGAGGGGCAGACGCGGACCTCCTACTTCATCGCGCTTGCCGTTGGCGCGGTGATCGGGGCCTGGGCATTCGGCACGGCGAACACATCGGGCAGTGGCCACTTCGCGCCATCGCACTCGGTCGCGGGGGCGCTTGCCGGGGGGATCGCGGCGGTAGAACTGTGGAAGTGGCGCGCCGGGATCACGCGATCCACCGGCGCGGCATTCGTTCTGCCCCTGGCGGTGGGCATTGCGGTGGGGCGGCTGGGCTGTTTCTTCGCCGGCACGGTGGACTTCACCTTTGGCACGCCGACCGGCCTGCCTTGGGCCGTGGACCTGGGCGACGGCGTGGGCCGCCATCCCGTGCAGCTATACGAAAGCGCGGCCATGGGGCTGTTCGCCCTTGCCTATGCGCGAGCGCTGATCGCACGGCAGGGCTGGACGCGCGAACATGCTTTCCATGCCTTCGCAATCGTTTATGCTGCCCAGCGTTTCGCGTGGGAGTTCGTGAAGCCCTACCCTTCGGTGGTCGGGCCGCTGAACCTTTTCCACGTGCTTTCGCTGGGGATGCTCGCATATGGAATCGTCTGGTGGCAGCGCGGTGATCGACCAGCCGGTGCTTGA
- a CDS encoding DUF2142 domain-containing protein, with amino-acid sequence MPEAADRVGERQVGADPLRLFGWIAPLLFALYALLTPPLQTPDEHQHLFRAWQLASFDLIGERRGNASGGEIAPGLVRAAEAELGSAEPHLPFRSAPQSGWDERLSRATPVASGEPWPFANFLGSVSYSPAGYVPQVLGVWIGQALGLSVENIVRLGRLLNAALAFLLLRAAMQALPVGRLLLLVVALLPMTAACAGSLGQDGLVIGASAWLVALCLKAVIGGSWSWGSGRLAMVLTVLVTLSKMIYLPLVGLGLFLRRQSGGLRIALAPLLAGLAAAVLLGGWLALNAGLAVPMMVGMPSPGEQARFMIEHPASFPMALARTFDLGGLAILLGRLFQFGWLTVGPVMPAMLAFIIGLGIALWAGDARAGDLSRPWRLWSLAVCGGIVILLALAMFLAATPLGAERIEGLQGRYFIPLLLPVGLAFLRSRSQPQAGAARMVALAMVLANAASLTAIVQAFYA; translated from the coding sequence GTGCCTGAGGCTGCCGACAGGGTGGGGGAGCGCCAGGTCGGAGCCGATCCGCTGCGGCTGTTCGGCTGGATCGCGCCGCTGCTTTTCGCGCTTTACGCGCTGCTGACGCCGCCCCTGCAGACGCCGGACGAGCACCAGCACCTGTTCCGCGCGTGGCAGCTTGCATCCTTCGACCTGATCGGCGAGCGGCGCGGCAATGCCTCGGGCGGAGAAATTGCTCCCGGCCTGGTCCGCGCGGCAGAGGCGGAGCTGGGTTCGGCCGAGCCGCACCTGCCATTCCGTTCGGCACCGCAATCGGGCTGGGACGAGCGGCTTTCGCGCGCCACTCCCGTCGCATCCGGTGAGCCATGGCCCTTCGCCAACTTCCTGGGATCGGTCAGCTACAGCCCGGCCGGCTATGTGCCGCAGGTGCTTGGCGTATGGATCGGGCAGGCGCTGGGCCTGTCGGTGGAGAACATCGTCCGGCTCGGCCGCCTGCTGAACGCCGCGCTTGCCTTCCTGCTGCTGCGCGCTGCCATGCAGGCCCTTCCGGTCGGCCGCCTGCTGCTGCTTGTCGTTGCCCTGCTGCCGATGACCGCCGCCTGCGCCGGGTCGCTGGGGCAGGACGGGCTGGTGATCGGTGCTTCGGCCTGGCTGGTGGCGCTGTGCCTGAAGGCAGTCATCGGCGGGAGCTGGAGCTGGGGCAGTGGCCGGCTCGCCATGGTCCTGACCGTTCTGGTGACGCTTTCCAAGATGATCTACCTGCCGCTTGTCGGGCTTGGCCTGTTCCTGCGGCGGCAATCCGGCGGGCTGCGGATCGCGCTGGCCCCGCTGCTGGCCGGGCTGGCTGCGGCCGTACTGCTGGGGGGCTGGCTGGCGCTCAATGCCGGGCTGGCCGTGCCGATGATGGTGGGAATGCCCTCGCCGGGTGAGCAAGCCCGCTTCATGATCGAACACCCCGCATCCTTTCCGATGGCCTTGGCCCGGACTTTCGACCTTGGCGGACTTGCGATCCTGCTGGGCAGACTGTTCCAGTTCGGCTGGCTGACGGTCGGGCCGGTCATGCCGGCCATGCTGGCCTTCATTATCGGGCTGGGCATTGCGCTGTGGGCTGGCGATGCGCGGGCAGGCGATCTGTCCCGGCCGTGGCGGCTGTGGTCACTGGCGGTGTGTGGCGGCATAGTGATCCTGCTGGCCCTTGCCATGTTCCTGGCCGCCACGCCGCTTGGCGCGGAACGGATCGAAGGCTTGCAGGGCCGCTATTTCATTCCATTGCTGCTGCCCGTCGGGCTTGCTTTCCTGCGCTCTCGCAGCCAACCGCAGGCGGGTGCGGCGCGCATGGTGGCCCTGGCCATGGTCCTGGCCAATGCGGCAAGCCTGACGGCAATCGTGCAGGCTTTCTATGCCTGA
- a CDS encoding M14-type cytosolic carboxypeptidase: protein MTDILIHSNFDSGNIEVLSVEGTTAALAIRRDHQSEFFQWFHFRVSGAQGRELTLRITGLGKSAYPDGWPGYRAAVSEDRKFWGRAESRWNATEDDGTLTIRYTPAGDSAWFAYFAPYSMERHHDLIAQTAQADGVTYRCLGTTLDGQPIDCLELGEGPLQVWLYARQHPGETMAEWWMEGALACLTDPADPWGRLLRQKCRFHVVPNLCPDGARRGHLRTNAAGVNLNREWHEPSAERSPEVLAIRNAMDASGVDVAMDVHGDEAIPHVFIAGFEGIPSMKPGQAEQLERYKTILARRTPDFQTRHGYPVAPPGKANLAMSTNQLAERYGCMSLTLEMPFKDNDDLPCPAQGWSAERSALLGRECMAALGEWVLGREG, encoded by the coding sequence ATGACCGACATCCTGATCCATTCGAACTTCGATTCCGGCAATATCGAGGTGCTCTCCGTCGAGGGCACCACGGCCGCCCTTGCCATCCGCCGCGACCACCAGAGCGAATTCTTCCAGTGGTTCCATTTCCGCGTCTCGGGCGCACAGGGGCGCGAGCTGACCTTGCGGATCACCGGGCTGGGCAAGAGCGCCTATCCCGACGGCTGGCCGGGCTATCGCGCCGCCGTTTCGGAAGATCGCAAATTCTGGGGCCGCGCCGAGAGCAGGTGGAATGCAACCGAGGACGATGGCACGCTGACCATCCGCTACACGCCTGCGGGCGATTCCGCCTGGTTCGCCTATTTCGCGCCCTATTCGATGGAGCGTCACCACGACCTGATCGCCCAGACCGCGCAGGCCGACGGCGTTACCTATCGCTGCCTTGGCACGACGCTTGATGGCCAGCCGATCGATTGCCTCGAGCTGGGCGAAGGGCCTTTGCAGGTCTGGCTCTACGCACGCCAGCATCCGGGCGAGACGATGGCCGAATGGTGGATGGAAGGTGCGCTGGCCTGCCTGACCGACCCCGCCGACCCCTGGGGCCGACTGCTGCGGCAGAAATGCCGCTTCCACGTGGTGCCCAACCTGTGTCCAGACGGTGCGCGGCGCGGCCACCTGCGGACCAATGCCGCAGGGGTCAACCTCAACCGCGAATGGCACGAACCCAGCGCCGAGCGTTCGCCCGAAGTGCTGGCGATCCGCAATGCAATGGACGCGAGCGGCGTGGATGTCGCCATGGATGTCCACGGCGACGAGGCGATCCCCCACGTGTTCATCGCCGGGTTCGAAGGCATTCCCTCGATGAAACCCGGACAGGCCGAGCAGCTTGAGCGCTACAAGACGATCCTCGCGCGGCGCACGCCGGATTTCCAGACACGGCACGGCTATCCCGTGGCCCCGCCGGGCAAGGCGAACCTTGCCATGTCCACCAACCAGCTTGCCGAGCGCTACGGCTGCATGTCGCTGACGCTGGAAATGCCGTTCAAGGACAACGACGACCTGCCGTGCCCCGCCCAGGGCTGGAGCGCGGAACGCTCCGCCCTGCTTGGCCGCGAATGCATGGCGGCGCTGGGCGAATGGGTGCTGGGGCGGGAAGGTTGA
- a CDS encoding class I SAM-dependent methyltransferase: protein MTDISHLLASYPRERAPLPEEYQRVYAEQYKINREGTTAVDGAAQKLEQWMHRKVASVSGDPVLELGAGTLNHLRFEPNAATYDIVEPFVSLFEGKPELSRVRASYASVHDVPPANRYARVISIAVLEHLTDLPRDLARSALLLDEGGVFQAGIPSEGGLLWWLGWRFSTGLAYFLRTGLDYGKVMRHEHVNSAQEILKVVSHLFADVRTARFPLPSGHLSFYTYLEAREPRLDLARRILAESAGEGA, encoded by the coding sequence GTGACGGACATTTCGCACCTTCTGGCCAGCTATCCGCGCGAGCGTGCGCCGCTGCCCGAGGAATACCAGCGCGTCTATGCCGAGCAGTACAAGATCAACCGCGAAGGTACGACTGCAGTCGATGGTGCCGCGCAGAAGCTTGAACAGTGGATGCACCGCAAGGTGGCATCGGTATCCGGCGATCCCGTACTGGAACTGGGGGCCGGAACGCTGAACCACCTGAGGTTCGAGCCGAATGCCGCCACCTATGATATTGTCGAGCCGTTCGTCTCGCTGTTCGAAGGCAAGCCCGAACTGTCCCGCGTGCGCGCTTCCTACGCCTCGGTCCATGATGTTCCCCCGGCCAACCGCTATGCGCGGGTCATCTCGATCGCCGTGCTCGAACACCTGACGGACCTGCCGCGCGATCTTGCCCGCTCGGCGCTGCTGCTTGACGAGGGAGGCGTGTTCCAGGCCGGCATCCCCAGCGAAGGCGGCCTGCTGTGGTGGCTTGGCTGGCGGTTCTCCACCGGTCTTGCCTATTTCCTGCGCACCGGCCTCGATTACGGGAAGGTCATGCGCCACGAACACGTCAACTCGGCGCAGGAGATCCTGAAAGTGGTGTCGCACCTGTTTGCCGATGTCCGGACCGCGCGTTTCCCGCTGCCGTCCGGTCACCTGAGCTTCTACACATACCTCGAAGCGCGCGAGCCCCGGCTGGACCTTGCGCGCAGGATTCTGGCGGAATCGGCGGGAGAGGGCGCATGA
- a CDS encoding DUF4136 domain-containing protein, translated as MIIRSHSASIVAIGMVLTAMAAPAQARPGVMGPGMGWHDPFGDSYPSSQRLRSADRVEGRVEVTRFVAEDGGADLLGKGSAISVPAPTGAGVEDAALRPFAAAVDDRLAAVGYQTATNAGGAGQLVELRVSRDVVVPEEGPKKPVSGEMAVGVSNHGSMMGLGLNIDLSKPKKALVSTRLEARIRDAASGKVLWEGRADMVSREGSTKWSESAVAARLATALFDKFPGKPGETSLTVR; from the coding sequence ATGATTATCCGCAGCCACTCCGCCAGTATCGTCGCGATCGGCATGGTTCTGACGGCCATGGCCGCTCCTGCCCAGGCACGACCGGGGGTGATGGGGCCGGGCATGGGCTGGCACGATCCCTTTGGCGACAGCTATCCCTCAAGCCAGCGCCTGCGCTCTGCCGACCGCGTGGAGGGCCGGGTGGAAGTGACCCGTTTCGTCGCCGAAGATGGCGGCGCGGACCTGCTTGGCAAGGGCAGCGCGATCTCCGTCCCGGCCCCGACCGGAGCCGGGGTGGAGGATGCGGCCCTGCGTCCCTTTGCCGCCGCGGTCGATGATCGGCTCGCAGCCGTGGGCTACCAGACGGCCACTAATGCCGGCGGCGCGGGCCAGCTGGTCGAGCTGCGCGTCAGCCGCGATGTCGTGGTGCCCGAAGAGGGGCCGAAGAAACCGGTCAGCGGTGAAATGGCGGTGGGCGTATCGAACCACGGATCGATGATGGGGCTTGGCCTCAACATCGACCTGAGCAAGCCGAAGAAGGCCCTCGTCTCCACTCGGCTGGAGGCGCGCATCAGGGATGCGGCCAGCGGCAAGGTGCTGTGGGAAGGCCGCGCCGACATGGTCAGCCGCGAAGGCAGCACCAAGTGGAGCGAATCCGCCGTTGCTGCCCGCCTTGCCACTGCTCTGTTCGACAAGTTCCCCGGCAAGCCCGGCGAAACCAGCCTGACAGTGCGCTGA
- a CDS encoding radical SAM protein translates to MESSGGSAVIDQPVLERKAAPYVFHSQTTSLCATCLEPVPAKVIIEDEKVFYLKRCRSHGVQKVLISDDLAYWRAQKEWLKPGDRPLTAQTRTEAGCPFDCGLCPDHEQHSCLAIVEVNSACNLACPVCFADAEDVHGAHLPLATIEAMLDALVASEGEPDLVQISGGEPTLHPEFWAILDGVKARPIRHVMINTNGLRIAQEPDFVERLASYAPRLEVYLQFDSLSDDALVNLRGAKLARIRRQALEALERVNLSTTLVCVVKRGVNDHEVADIVRHALEWRCVRGVTFQPVQDAGRNDGFDPALNRITIPEIRREVGRSGVFATEDMIPLPCNPDQICIGYGLRDGQAVTPITSLIPREVILAGPNTISYEAYPALREKMFDLLSLATSQCNTEEKLAGLLCCLPQAMVPQELSYANSFRVVILQFLDRYNFDLGTVKRSCVHFLTPEGQIIPFDTYNTFYRPGAEGAGVLARARAQLQGGQT, encoded by the coding sequence ATGGAATCGTCTGGTGGCAGCGCGGTGATCGACCAGCCGGTGCTTGAGCGCAAGGCGGCACCCTATGTCTTCCATTCGCAGACCACCAGCCTTTGCGCCACCTGCCTTGAGCCTGTTCCGGCCAAGGTGATCATCGAGGACGAAAAGGTCTTCTACCTCAAGCGGTGCCGCAGCCACGGCGTGCAGAAGGTGCTGATCAGCGACGACCTGGCCTATTGGCGCGCGCAGAAGGAATGGCTCAAGCCGGGCGACCGGCCGTTGACCGCGCAGACCCGCACAGAGGCAGGCTGCCCCTTCGATTGCGGCCTGTGCCCCGATCACGAACAGCATTCCTGCCTTGCCATCGTCGAGGTCAATTCCGCCTGCAACCTTGCCTGCCCGGTATGCTTCGCCGATGCCGAGGACGTGCACGGCGCGCACCTGCCGCTGGCAACGATCGAGGCCATGCTCGATGCCCTGGTCGCCAGCGAGGGCGAGCCTGACCTGGTGCAGATTTCGGGCGGCGAGCCAACGCTCCATCCCGAATTCTGGGCAATCCTTGACGGGGTGAAAGCCCGGCCGATCCGCCACGTGATGATCAACACCAACGGCCTGAGGATCGCGCAGGAGCCTGACTTCGTCGAGCGCCTGGCGAGTTACGCGCCCCGCCTTGAGGTTTACCTGCAATTCGATTCACTCAGCGACGATGCCCTGGTCAATCTGCGCGGGGCGAAGCTGGCGCGGATCCGGCGGCAGGCGCTCGAAGCGCTGGAGCGGGTGAACCTGTCCACCACGCTGGTCTGCGTGGTGAAGCGCGGGGTCAACGATCATGAGGTGGCAGACATCGTCCGCCATGCGCTGGAATGGCGCTGCGTGCGCGGGGTGACTTTCCAGCCGGTGCAGGATGCGGGACGCAACGACGGCTTCGATCCTGCGCTCAACCGCATCACCATTCCCGAAATCCGCCGCGAGGTGGGCAGGAGCGGTGTCTTTGCCACCGAGGACATGATCCCCCTGCCCTGCAACCCCGACCAGATCTGCATCGGATATGGCCTGCGCGATGGACAGGCCGTCACCCCGATAACCAGCCTGATCCCGCGCGAGGTGATCCTCGCCGGTCCGAACACGATCAGCTACGAAGCCTATCCGGCGCTGCGCGAGAAGATGTTCGACCTGCTCAGCCTCGCCACCAGCCAGTGCAACACCGAGGAAAAACTCGCCGGGCTGCTCTGCTGCCTGCCGCAGGCGATGGTGCCGCAGGAGCTGAGCTATGCCAATTCATTCCGCGTGGTGATCCTGCAATTCCTCGATCGCTACAATTTCGATCTCGGCACGGTGAAGCGCTCCTGCGTCCATTTCCTCACGCCGGAAGGGCAGATCATCCCGTTCGACACCTACAACACCTTCTACCGCCCCGGCGCGGAAGGGGCGGGAGTGCTCGCGCGGGCGCGTGCGCAATTGCAGGGGGGGCAAACATGA
- the ykgO gene encoding type B 50S ribosomal protein L36: MKIRNSLKSLKDRHRDNRVIRRRGRTYVINKTNRRFKARQG, encoded by the coding sequence ATGAAGATTCGCAACAGCCTGAAGTCGCTCAAGGACCGCCACCGGGACAACCGCGTGATCCGCCGCCGTGGCCGCACCTATGTGATCAACAAGACCAACCGTCGCTTCAAGGCGCGCCAGGGCTGA
- a CDS encoding DUF4136 domain-containing protein: protein MATRPGQNRHDWKVTRMKTRLIAPLTALLALSACVAPTGPIEVTRFHVPDTSQLAKGTIAVEPAAGMDGQSLELHSFMAAVRSELQRLGYSDAAAGSGNQVALVRLVRQRYQPERARSPVSVGVGGSTGSYGSGLGVGIGLNLSGPPPEQVETELAVAIKDRKSDKVLWEGRASFAVRASSPLAQTQLGAPKMAAALFAGFPGNSGETITVR, encoded by the coding sequence ATGGCGACAAGGCCGGGCCAGAACCGGCACGACTGGAAGGTGACGAGGATGAAGACGAGACTGATCGCCCCGCTCACGGCCCTGCTGGCCCTGTCCGCCTGCGTCGCGCCAACGGGTCCGATCGAGGTCACGCGGTTCCATGTGCCCGATACCTCGCAGCTGGCGAAGGGCACCATTGCCGTGGAACCGGCCGCCGGCATGGACGGCCAGTCGCTCGAACTGCACAGCTTCATGGCTGCGGTGCGCAGCGAACTGCAACGGCTCGGCTACAGCGATGCTGCGGCGGGATCGGGCAACCAGGTTGCGCTCGTCCGCCTTGTCCGCCAGCGCTACCAGCCGGAACGCGCCCGCAGCCCGGTGAGCGTTGGGGTGGGCGGATCGACCGGCTCCTATGGATCGGGCCTGGGCGTGGGCATCGGCCTCAATCTTTCCGGTCCGCCGCCCGAGCAGGTGGAGACCGAGCTTGCCGTGGCGATCAAGGACCGCAAGAGCGACAAGGTGTTGTGGGAGGGCCGCGCCAGCTTTGCCGTGCGGGCCAGCTCGCCGCTCGCCCAGACGCAGCTCGGCGCGCCAAAGATGGCGGCAGCACTGTTTGCGGGCTTCCCCGGCAATTCGGGTGAGACTATCACGGTCAGATGA
- a CDS encoding glycosyltransferase family 2 protein produces the protein MSYEAGNFWAEAMQAAAQPRVAVVIPCYRVSRQIAAVIARIGPECSAIYAIDDACPEQSGAAIERVCADPRVRVIRHEANQGVGGAMITGFRAALADGADIVVKLDGDGQMDPELIPGFIAPIARGQADYVKGNRFFSPEDARSMPRTRLLGNLALTFMTKLSSGYWSLFDPNNGYVAIDARVLAHVPLDKVARRYFFESDMLFRLNTLRARVIDLPMEAVYGDEESSLSPMKMVPHFFGRHVTNTFKRISYSYFLRDFSIASIELVAGTLLMAFGLVFGSYTWIANLQSGTVTPTGTVMLAALPVLMGLQFLLAFIGHDIASAPRDTVGPLLSGRRRKAAAQR, from the coding sequence TTGAGCTACGAGGCCGGCAATTTCTGGGCCGAGGCCATGCAGGCTGCTGCACAACCGCGCGTTGCGGTGGTGATCCCCTGCTATCGCGTGTCGCGCCAGATCGCGGCCGTGATCGCGCGCATCGGCCCGGAATGCAGCGCCATCTATGCCATCGACGATGCCTGCCCCGAACAGTCGGGCGCGGCGATAGAACGCGTTTGCGCCGATCCGCGCGTGCGGGTGATCCGGCACGAGGCCAACCAGGGCGTTGGCGGTGCGATGATCACCGGCTTCCGCGCCGCGCTGGCGGATGGGGCCGATATCGTCGTCAAGCTGGATGGTGACGGCCAGATGGATCCCGAGCTCATCCCGGGCTTCATCGCCCCGATCGCGCGCGGGCAGGCCGATTACGTTAAGGGCAACCGCTTCTTCAGCCCGGAAGATGCCCGGTCGATGCCGCGCACCCGGCTGCTGGGCAACCTCGCGCTGACGTTCATGACCAAGCTGTCGAGCGGCTACTGGTCACTGTTCGATCCCAACAACGGCTATGTCGCCATCGATGCCCGCGTCCTGGCGCACGTGCCGCTGGACAAGGTAGCACGTCGCTATTTCTTCGAAAGCGACATGCTGTTCCGCCTGAACACCCTTCGCGCCCGCGTGATCGACCTGCCGATGGAAGCGGTCTACGGAGATGAGGAGAGCAGCCTCAGCCCGATGAAGATGGTGCCGCACTTTTTCGGCCGCCACGTGACGAACACGTTCAAGCGCATTTCCTACAGCTACTTCCTGCGCGATTTCTCCATCGCGTCGATCGAGCTTGTCGCCGGCACGCTGCTGATGGCCTTCGGGCTGGTCTTCGGCAGCTATACCTGGATCGCCAACCTGCAATCGGGAACGGTCACGCCCACCGGCACGGTGATGCTTGCCGCCCTGCCGGTGCTGATGGGGCTGCAGTTCCTGCTGGCCTTCATCGGGCATGACATCGCCAGCGCCCCGCGCGATACCGTCGGGCCGCTGCTGTCAGGACGCAGGCGGAAGGCCGCAGCTCAGCGCTGA
- a CDS encoding cytidine deaminase: MTDRDTLIEQARAAAAKAYAPYSNFHVGAALAFADGSVVTGANVENASYGMTLCAETVAVGKALSEEWRGPLEAVAVIAGKAGQVGLGEPVSPCGRCRQMLYEVAALGASDPVVWCAGEHEVLEMKLSDLLPRAFGPEALE; this comes from the coding sequence ATGACCGATCGCGACACGCTTATCGAACAGGCCCGCGCCGCTGCGGCCAAGGCCTATGCCCCCTATTCCAATTTCCACGTCGGCGCGGCGCTGGCCTTTGCCGACGGTTCGGTGGTGACCGGCGCCAATGTCGAAAATGCCAGCTACGGCATGACGCTCTGTGCCGAAACCGTTGCCGTGGGCAAGGCGCTTTCCGAAGAATGGCGCGGCCCGCTTGAAGCCGTTGCCGTGATCGCCGGAAAGGCCGGCCAGGTCGGCCTTGGCGAGCCGGTTTCACCCTGCGGGCGTTGCCGCCAGATGCTTTACGAGGTGGCCGCGCTGGGCGCCAGCGACCCGGTGGTATGGTGCGCCGGTGAACATGAAGTGCTCGAAATGAAGTTGTCCGACCTGCTGCCCCGCGCATTCGGTCCGGAAGCGCTTGAATAG
- the galE gene encoding UDP-glucose 4-epimerase GalE — protein sequence MSSKVPVLVTGGAGYIGSHAVLALKDAGWPVAVIDNLTTGFRFAVPDGVPFYEGDIEDGALLARIFAEQGTQAIMHFAGSIVVPESVENPLKYYHNNTAKSRSLIEAAVRGGVPHFIFSSTAATYGEPKVSPVREDSPQLPINPYGMSKLMTEIMLKDTAAAHPINFCALRYFNVAGADPQARSGQSTAGATHLIKVAVEAALGKRGHVSVFGTDYDTPDGTGVRDYIHVSDLAAAHVLALEALIADPARSLTMNCGYGRGFSVLEVLDAVDRVTNLKIERRQEPRRAGDPASLVSDNARIKATLPWVPQHADLDTIVAHALAWERKLETLQR from the coding sequence ATGTCCAGCAAGGTTCCAGTTCTCGTTACCGGCGGTGCCGGCTACATCGGCAGCCACGCCGTGCTCGCTCTCAAAGACGCTGGCTGGCCGGTTGCGGTGATCGATAACCTGACGACCGGCTTTCGCTTCGCCGTTCCCGATGGCGTGCCGTTTTACGAAGGCGACATAGAGGATGGCGCGCTGTTGGCCCGCATCTTTGCCGAGCAGGGAACGCAGGCGATCATGCATTTTGCCGGCTCGATCGTGGTGCCGGAATCGGTCGAGAACCCGCTGAAGTACTATCACAACAACACCGCCAAAAGCCGTTCGCTAATCGAGGCGGCGGTCAGGGGCGGGGTGCCGCACTTCATCTTCAGTTCGACAGCTGCGACCTATGGCGAGCCCAAGGTTTCGCCCGTGCGCGAAGACAGCCCGCAACTGCCGATCAATCCCTATGGCATGTCCAAGCTGATGACCGAGATCATGCTGAAGGACACGGCGGCGGCCCATCCGATCAACTTCTGCGCCCTGCGGTATTTCAACGTCGCGGGGGCGGATCCGCAGGCCCGGTCCGGCCAGTCGACCGCTGGCGCCACCCACCTCATCAAGGTTGCGGTCGAGGCGGCATTGGGCAAGCGCGGGCACGTTTCGGTTTTCGGCACGGACTATGACACGCCCGACGGCACCGGGGTGCGCGACTATATCCACGTGTCCGATCTTGCCGCCGCACACGTCCTGGCGCTTGAGGCGCTGATTGCCGATCCGGCGCGCTCGCTCACCATGAACTGCGGCTATGGCCGGGGCTTTTCGGTGCTGGAAGTGCTCGATGCCGTGGACCGGGTGACCAACCTGAAGATCGAGCGCCGCCAGGAACCGCGCCGTGCGGGCGATCCCGCCTCGCTGGTGTCGGATAACGCGCGCATCAAGGCGACCCTGCCCTGGGTGCCGCAGCACGCCGATCTGGATACGATCGTTGCCCACGCCCTCGCCTGGGAGCGCAAGCTGGAAACGCTTCAGCGCTGA
- a CDS encoding SDR family NAD(P)-dependent oxidoreductase, which yields MTEIAGKAAVVTGGGSGIGMGLARELARQGARVGVADIKPDNAERVAAAIRAEGGEAIALVCDVTERSSIAAMRDAALAALGPVQLLFANAGATSFTPLLDMSDTDVDWIVQVNLMGVMNTTRAFLPGMIEAGGGHVCATASMAGLLPGWMPVHVPYSAAKMGIIGLMMNLAIEMRPHNVFTTSYCPGGVASGMKANNGSYRPEKFGGPEPVAEVQFTSGDTTHSSMAFYRPEDVAPMVLNAVRHNRPFVFDHADQRRLFAETYASVVEACYDDLEAWQAANGVPQGNPTGADLID from the coding sequence ATGACCGAGATTGCAGGCAAGGCGGCCGTTGTCACTGGCGGCGGATCGGGGATCGGCATGGGCCTTGCCCGCGAACTCGCGCGGCAGGGCGCGCGTGTGGGCGTGGCCGATATCAAGCCGGACAACGCCGAAAGGGTCGCCGCCGCGATCCGCGCCGAGGGAGGCGAGGCCATTGCCCTCGTCTGCGACGTTACCGAACGGTCCTCAATCGCGGCGATGCGCGATGCCGCCCTTGCCGCTCTGGGGCCGGTGCAGTTGCTGTTCGCCAATGCCGGGGCGACGAGCTTCACCCCGCTGCTCGACATGTCGGACACCGATGTCGACTGGATCGTGCAGGTCAACCTGATGGGTGTGATGAACACCACGCGCGCCTTCCTGCCCGGCATGATCGAAGCGGGCGGCGGGCACGTCTGCGCGACAGCCTCTATGGCCGGGCTGCTGCCGGGCTGGATGCCGGTCCATGTGCCTTATTCGGCGGCGAAGATGGGGATCATCGGGCTGATGATGAACCTTGCCATCGAGATGCGCCCGCACAACGTGTTCACCACCAGCTACTGCCCGGGCGGCGTTGCTTCGGGCATGAAGGCGAACAACGGCTCCTATCGGCCGGAAAAGTTCGGCGGGCCGGAACCGGTGGCAGAAGTGCAGTTCACCAGCGGCGATACGACGCACAGCTCGATGGCGTTCTACCGGCCCGAAGATGTTGCGCCGATGGTGCTGAATGCAGTGCGCCACAACCGCCCCTTCGTGTTCGACCATGCCGACCAGCGCCGCCTGTTTGCCGAAACCTATGCCTCGGTGGTGGAAGCCTGTTACGACGATCTTGAAGCGTGGCAGGCGGCAAATGGCGTACCGCAGGGCAATCCCACGGGGGCGGACCTGATCGACTAG